Below is a genomic region from Meleagris gallopavo isolate NT-WF06-2002-E0010 breed Aviagen turkey brand Nicholas breeding stock chromosome 5, Turkey_5.1, whole genome shotgun sequence.
tctgccAGGAGTTGGTGGGGCCTCACATGAAGCCAGCCTCTCCCACAGAGCCTTCCTTGTTTTAGAGGAAGCAgagaaggcagagctgcaaACCCAGGGactgtgtccccatcccagcagcatttctgtgcttgGTAGTGCACTTGCAAGCTGGGACAGGTGGTAGGGACAAGGCCACGAAGTCTCTATGCCCAGCggggctgcacagtgctgtgcacagCTGTTTCAAGGCCCAGGAGGAGCTCATACAAGTCCCTCCAACTAAGGTTGTGCACTGGAGGAGCCCAATGGGTTCAGGCAAACTAAGGAGCCCCAAACCACTAGCCAGCCCCAGGGGATGCCAGTTGGGTGGCATTGCCTTCGGAACTTTTGCTGGACAGGAGAAACTCAGCTCCACAGGTCTTTTTTTAGGCTAAAatcacatgaaagaaaaattctgtcaATTACCATGAGGTGCCTGCTGGCTTAGCAGGTGAACACTGGGGGGAAGCATTTGGTGAGTGagttctggtttttgttttttttctacttaatgACACAAATTTATAGTTTTTTTCCAATTAGTGGGGGGAAAGCGCAGAGCGAACCCCTAGTAACCACCCCACGAGGCGCTGCCCCTCCTGCCCGCAGTGACTAggtttgtttgtctttctgatAGGTTGGAAATTGTGTAATAAACTTGATGACATTGTCAGTCTTTTATATGGCATTTTTAAAGAGATTCTGTTGGGGGCGTTTCGGGGATGAAGGTCTGTGCGTTGTAGGGGAGTGCAGCCACATTTGAGGGATGGGCAGCAGAAGCCAAGCACCTACATGATCTCCCCACCCCCAGTCTTCCAGTGCTTCCCAAGAGCTTCTGTGGCCCCCCACTCCCCGGTTAGCTCAGGGCAGGGGTTGGCACTGGTAATGAGGTGCCTGAAGCCTCTAAGCACCCTATGCCCAAGCCTGCTGCCTTAGGGGATGCCACAGGCCGATGCACCAggtaaaaatacatatttattggAAAATAGTGATTTCTTCGAACAGtgctgtaaaaaagaaaaaaaaaaattctctgtaTCTTGAACTGACCTGTGTGTCACAAGCCTCGGGGTCAGGTGGCAGCGGGGCCAGTGCTGCCTGGGAAGGCAGGAAGAAGCACCTCCCTGGCACTGCCCACAGGTGCTGGCATGGTTCTGGCTCACTGCCACAGGCTGGGAGATGTAACCAGTaccacctgcttgctgccatCTTGTGTACCTGTGGTCCTCTGTTGCAGGGTCTCAATACACATCCATGCTGTAAAGGACAGAGGAGGATATGTGAGGAGAGGCTCAAccaccagaaggctgtgctgctgttcagtgagacctggacaggctaaGATTTGGGTGggggtgaacctgatgaggttcaacaagggcaagcGTAGGGTCCTATGCATGGGGAAGAATAACTACGTACATCAGTGCAGGTTGAGGGCTGAACTGCTGGAAAGGATTTGCAGAGAAGGATTTAGGTGTCCTGGTGGATAATGGGTTGGCCATGAACCAGCAGCGTGCCTTTGTGGCCAAGAATGCCAATAGTGTCCCAGTTGACCAACAGTTGTCCATACACTAGCAGTGTGCTCTCATGGCCAAAAAGCTCAACGGGACCCTGGGGCACACTGTGcagagtgtggccagcagagcAAGCAAGGTTCtcatcctctgctctgccctaaggaggccacatctggagcaaTGGGACCAGTTCTGGTTTCCCTGGCTCTTAGCTgaggcctggagcacctcccttacaaggaaaggctgagagccctgggaccgttctgcctggagaagggaagactgaaaggggatctgatcaatgctTATCAATATCTGAAGGATAGGGGTCAAGAGGATGGGGGCAAGCTCTTTTCAGAGGCGCCTGGTGGCAGGAACAAGGGGCAATAGGAAACCAACTGGAACACGGTAATTTCATttgaacatgaggaagaacttcttgaCTTTGAGGGTAATAGAATAGtagaacaagctgcccagagaggtggtggggccacccacctggatgctttcctttGTAATGTACTCTAGAGAACTTCTTGAGCAGGGAGTTCAACAGGAGAACCTCCAGAGCTCCCTCCCCTCCTGTGCCACCTACCTAGAGAAGGAGGTGAGCGCCAGgccacccagcagcagctccacggTGTAGAAGAGCAGGAGGATGGTGCTGAGGATGGCCTCCAGGCGCAGGGCATAGGtctgcagcagcaagcagtaGGTCGCCATGACAGCCGCTGGCACAGTGAGGGCCAGGCAGACGGCCAGAGACATCttgtgctggcacaggttgcccttGGAACCTGCAGAGCACAGGGTGAGCAGTGCAGGGCCCCGCAGCGTGACAAAAGGCatgggggaagggggaaagggaCAAGGCCTCACCGAAGAAGATGCGCGTGGTCTCAATGCCGAGgtagagcagcagcagcagcacgtcCAGCAGCAGGTTGGTGAGCGGGtacggcagcagcagcactgcggGCACGGCCACGCTCAGGGCTGGGCTCGGGGGTTGGAGAAGCGGGAGGGCGGGAGCTCACCCTTGTAGGCGAAGATGAACGCCTCCAGCAGGAAATAGGTCGCGCTGTACCACCCGTTGAGGAAGAGCAGGACCTGCAGCGGGGCCGAGGAGAGCTGGCGGCCTGTGGGGGTCGTGGGATGGGATGGGCGGAGGCCCCGCCTGTCCGCCGCCCGGCTCACGTTTCGCCCACGGCCCGCCGCCTCCCGCTCCGGCCCCACACTCACTCTTTCGCCGCCCATCTTCCATTTCCATGGGAACCGCCGCTGCCGGCGAGAAGCCGCCCGGCCGTTCTTTCCTGCCCTCTCTATGGCCCTGGAGGACCGAAGCCCAGGTTCGAATTCTCAGTCCGCCCGCTTTGTTTCTCCCCCTTGTTGTTGCATCTGCAGAACTCCAGGGGGTGCTGCCCAGTGGGAATAACCCTGAATTCTGGAACACCGAGCAGGCCAAGGCTGCGTGACAAGCAAAGAGCAGGAGAGACCCCAGGACACGCAGACTGGAAAATGTAGACAATTTATTTCCTTACTACTCACAAAAACGCCCAAATCCCACCAGGGGCTGTGACACCGGGATGGATCCTCCCTCCACGCAGCCACAAGCACCCTGCCAGCTCCCAGTGCAGAAGGTCTGATCACcacaaggaagaggaggaataCAGCTGGGCTGGATCTGGGGGGCTGGGACCCTCCAGCCTCTGGGCTCCATTCCCCCAGGGCGAAGAGCTGCAGAGGGAG
It encodes:
- the TMEM216 gene encoding transmembrane protein 216 — its product is MGGERVSVGPEREAAGRGRNVSRAADRRGLRPSHPTTPTGRQLSSAPLQVLLFLNGWYSATYFLLEAFIFAYKVLLLPYPLTNLLLDVLLLLLYLGIETTRIFFGSKGNLCQHKMSLAVCLALTVPAAVMATYCLLLQTYALRLEAILSTILLLFYTVELLLGGLALTSFSSMDVY